Proteins from a genomic interval of Acinonyx jubatus isolate Ajub_Pintada_27869175 chromosome B4, VMU_Ajub_asm_v1.0, whole genome shotgun sequence:
- the APOLD1 gene encoding apolipoprotein L domain-containing protein 1 isoform X2, translating into MERPAARELQGADALRRFQGLLLDRRGRLHGQVLRLREVARRLERLRRRSLAANVAGSSLSAAGAVAAIVGLSLSPLTLGVSLVASAVGLGVATAGGAVTITSDLSLIFCNSRELRRVQEIAAACQDQMREILSCLEFFCRCQGRGDRQLLQCGQNASIALYNSVYFIVFFGSRGFLIPRRAEGATKVSQAVLKAKIQKLAESLESCTGALDELSQQLESRVQLCTKGGRGHDLKISADQPAGLFF; encoded by the coding sequence ATGGAGAGGCCGGCGGCGCGGGAGCTGCAGGGCGCTGACGCGCTGCGCCGCTTCCAGGGGCTGCTGCTGGACCGCCGCGGCCGGCTGCACGGCCAGGTGCTGCGCCTGCGCGAGGTGGCCCGGCGCCTTGAGCGCCTCCGCCGGCGCTCCCTGGCGGCCAACGTGGCGGGCAGCTCGCTGAGCGCCGCGGGCGCCGTGGCCGCCATCGTGGGGCTCTCGCTCAGCCCGCTCACCCTGGGGGTCTCGCTGGTGGCGTCGGCCGTGGGGCTGGGCGTGGCCACCGCCGGAGGGGCCGTCACCATCACGTCCGACCTCTCCCTGATCTTCTGCAATTCCCGGGAGTTGCGCCGGGTGCAGGAGATCGCCGCCGCCTGCCAGGACCAGATGCGCGAGATCCTGAGCTGCCTGGAGTTCTTCTGCCGCTGCCAGGGCCGCGGGGACCGCCAGCTGCTGCAGTGCGGGCAGAACGCCTCCATCGCCCTCTACAACTCTGTCTACTTCATCGTCTTCTTCGGCTCACGTGGCTTCCTCATCCCCAGGCGGGCCGAGGGGGCCACCAAGGTTAGCCAGGCCGTGCTGAAGGCCAAGATTCAGAAGCTGGCCGAGAGCCTGGAGTCCTGCACCGGGGCCCTGGACGAACTCAGCCAGCAGCTGGAGTCCAGAGTCCAGCTCTGCACGAAGGGCGGCCGTGGCCACGACCTCAAGATCTCTGCGGACCAGCCCGCGGGGCTGTTTTTCTGA
- the APOLD1 gene encoding apolipoprotein L domain-containing protein 1 isoform X1 — protein sequence MGMERPAARELQGADALRRFQGLLLDRRGRLHGQVLRLREVARRLERLRRRSLAANVAGSSLSAAGAVAAIVGLSLSPLTLGVSLVASAVGLGVATAGGAVTITSDLSLIFCNSRELRRVQEIAAACQDQMREILSCLEFFCRCQGRGDRQLLQCGQNASIALYNSVYFIVFFGSRGFLIPRRAEGATKVSQAVLKAKIQKLAESLESCTGALDELSQQLESRVQLCTKGGRGHDLKISADQPAGLFF from the exons ATG GGCATGGAGAGGCCGGCGGCGCGGGAGCTGCAGGGCGCTGACGCGCTGCGCCGCTTCCAGGGGCTGCTGCTGGACCGCCGCGGCCGGCTGCACGGCCAGGTGCTGCGCCTGCGCGAGGTGGCCCGGCGCCTTGAGCGCCTCCGCCGGCGCTCCCTGGCGGCCAACGTGGCGGGCAGCTCGCTGAGCGCCGCGGGCGCCGTGGCCGCCATCGTGGGGCTCTCGCTCAGCCCGCTCACCCTGGGGGTCTCGCTGGTGGCGTCGGCCGTGGGGCTGGGCGTGGCCACCGCCGGAGGGGCCGTCACCATCACGTCCGACCTCTCCCTGATCTTCTGCAATTCCCGGGAGTTGCGCCGGGTGCAGGAGATCGCCGCCGCCTGCCAGGACCAGATGCGCGAGATCCTGAGCTGCCTGGAGTTCTTCTGCCGCTGCCAGGGCCGCGGGGACCGCCAGCTGCTGCAGTGCGGGCAGAACGCCTCCATCGCCCTCTACAACTCTGTCTACTTCATCGTCTTCTTCGGCTCACGTGGCTTCCTCATCCCCAGGCGGGCCGAGGGGGCCACCAAGGTTAGCCAGGCCGTGCTGAAGGCCAAGATTCAGAAGCTGGCCGAGAGCCTGGAGTCCTGCACCGGGGCCCTGGACGAACTCAGCCAGCAGCTGGAGTCCAGAGTCCAGCTCTGCACGAAGGGCGGCCGTGGCCACGACCTCAAGATCTCTGCGGACCAGCCCGCGGGGCTGTTTTTCTGA